The Amycolatopsis sp. DG1A-15b genome window below encodes:
- a CDS encoding MBL fold metallo-hydrolase, translated as MKVHHLNCGSMRPVGGKLLDGEPGLLRRAELVAHCLLIETGDSLVLVDTGFGSQGVARPAEWLGQPFLAMVGAKPEAAETAVAQIEALGHDPADVRHIVATHLDVDHAGGLADFPNAVVHVRAEEHRAATAPADAGEKYRYRRAQFAHRPLWSTYDETGEPWFGFEAVRSLKGLPEEILLVPLTGHTRGHTGVAVDTGEGWLLHAGDAYFFHGQLDPVAPHCPPGLTAFQNIVQTLRGPRLENLARLHELARTHQDEVTVFSAHSPVELAALRR; from the coding sequence ATGAAGGTGCACCACCTGAACTGCGGATCGATGCGCCCGGTGGGTGGCAAACTGCTCGACGGCGAGCCCGGCCTGCTGCGGCGGGCGGAGCTGGTCGCCCACTGCCTGCTGATCGAGACCGGCGACAGCCTGGTGCTGGTCGACACCGGGTTCGGCAGCCAGGGCGTGGCGCGCCCGGCCGAATGGCTCGGACAGCCGTTCCTGGCGATGGTCGGAGCCAAGCCCGAGGCCGCCGAAACGGCCGTCGCGCAGATCGAGGCGCTCGGCCACGACCCGGCCGACGTCCGGCACATCGTCGCGACCCACCTCGACGTCGACCACGCCGGCGGCCTGGCCGACTTCCCGAACGCCGTCGTGCACGTCCGGGCGGAGGAGCACCGGGCCGCGACCGCGCCCGCGGACGCCGGGGAGAAGTACCGCTACCGCAGGGCGCAGTTCGCGCACCGCCCGCTGTGGAGCACCTACGACGAGACGGGCGAGCCGTGGTTCGGCTTCGAGGCGGTCCGGTCGCTCAAGGGCCTGCCGGAGGAGATCCTGCTGGTCCCGCTGACCGGCCACACCCGCGGCCACACGGGCGTGGCGGTCGACACCGGCGAGGGCTGGCTCCTGCACGCCGGCGACGCCTACTTCTTCCACGGCCAGCTGGACCCGGTGGCCCCGCACTGCCCGCCGGGCTTGACGGCGTTCCAGAACATCGTCCAGACGCTGCGCGGACCGCGGCTGGAGAACCTGGCGCGGCTGCACGAGCTGGCGCGGACCCACCAGGACGAGGTCACGGTGTTTTCGGCGCACAGCCCGGTCGAGCTGGCCGCCCTGCGCCGGTGA
- a CDS encoding DUF3558 family protein, whose amino-acid sequence MRTVVVAFVAFAALTACSSGDEPSKAPSSSAAPKPKPAPSTNAAAGSLDPCKLLPAEAVSKALFLDNLQAVPGPVQDNAANGGKARTCEYQHDGKAAGALAVTRYEGKQGKPAEMLASIKKAKPGAQDVPGFPDGAVYYVDGQKTATLASAELVAGTPVLVNYTGPAKMTPEQLAPLVKQALAAG is encoded by the coding sequence ATGCGTACCGTAGTTGTCGCTTTTGTCGCCTTTGCCGCGCTGACCGCCTGCTCGTCCGGGGACGAACCGTCGAAAGCTCCTTCGTCCTCCGCGGCCCCGAAGCCGAAGCCGGCGCCGAGTACGAACGCCGCCGCCGGGTCGCTCGACCCGTGCAAGCTGCTGCCCGCCGAGGCCGTGTCGAAGGCGCTGTTCCTCGACAACCTCCAGGCGGTGCCGGGCCCGGTCCAGGACAACGCGGCCAACGGCGGCAAGGCGCGCACCTGCGAGTACCAGCACGACGGCAAGGCCGCGGGCGCGCTCGCGGTGACCCGCTACGAGGGCAAGCAGGGCAAGCCCGCCGAGATGCTCGCGTCGATCAAGAAGGCGAAGCCGGGCGCGCAGGACGTCCCGGGCTTCCCGGACGGCGCCGTCTACTACGTCGACGGCCAGAAGACGGCGACCCTCGCCTCGGCCGAGCTGGTGGCGGGCACGCCGGTGCTGGTCAACTACACCGGCCCGGCGAAGATGACGCCGGAGCAGCTCGCACCGCTCGTCAAGCAGGCCCTCGCCGCCGGCTGA
- a CDS encoding MFS transporter, whose protein sequence is MTGEPGTLPPRSGLRKVLGRIIVDTRPLKIPAFRRLWLSTVVTAVGTQLTAVAVPKQVFDLTGSSAYVGLTGLVALVPLLIFGLWGGAVADAVDRRKLLVVTNVLVAITSALLWLQAFLNFGSVWLVLGLLAVNQALFAINMPTRGAVVARLVPAELLPSANALNSTMSTFGAVFGPLLAGALIPVLGLSTLYLIDVVALTITLLAVWRLPSIPPVNGPSRRAGLRDVVDGFRYLAGQKILLASFVVDIIAMVFGMPRALIPEMAERTFGDPPGGGPALGWLYAALPLGAMLIGLFSGWLTRIHRQGVAVVVAICAWGAAVAAFGLAHSLWLAVVFMALAGAADMVSAVYRMAILQVATTDEMRGRLQGVFTVVVAGGPRIADLTHGWGAAAFGTTVAASVGGLLVIVLVCASMFVLPAFWRYRAPTT, encoded by the coding sequence GTGACTGGTGAACCGGGGACCCTGCCGCCCCGCTCGGGCTTGCGCAAGGTCCTCGGCCGCATCATCGTCGACACCCGGCCGCTCAAGATCCCGGCCTTCCGGCGGCTCTGGCTGTCCACTGTGGTCACCGCCGTCGGCACCCAGCTCACCGCCGTCGCCGTGCCCAAGCAGGTCTTCGACCTCACCGGGTCCTCCGCCTACGTCGGGCTCACCGGGCTCGTCGCCCTCGTCCCGCTGCTGATCTTCGGGCTCTGGGGCGGCGCCGTCGCCGATGCCGTCGATCGGCGGAAGCTGCTCGTTGTCACCAACGTCCTCGTCGCGATCACCTCCGCCCTGCTCTGGCTGCAGGCCTTCCTGAACTTCGGCTCCGTCTGGCTCGTCCTCGGGCTGCTCGCCGTCAACCAGGCGCTCTTCGCGATCAACATGCCCACGCGCGGCGCCGTCGTCGCGCGGCTCGTGCCCGCCGAACTGCTGCCGTCGGCGAACGCCCTCAACAGCACCATGTCCACCTTCGGCGCCGTCTTCGGGCCGCTGCTCGCCGGTGCGCTGATCCCCGTCCTCGGCCTCTCCACCCTCTACCTGATCGACGTCGTCGCGCTGACGATCACCCTCCTCGCCGTCTGGCGGCTGCCGTCGATCCCGCCGGTCAACGGCCCCTCGCGCCGCGCCGGGCTGCGGGACGTCGTCGACGGCTTCCGGTACCTCGCCGGGCAGAAGATCCTGCTGGCCTCCTTCGTCGTCGACATCATCGCCATGGTTTTCGGGATGCCGCGGGCGCTGATCCCGGAGATGGCCGAGCGGACCTTCGGCGACCCGCCCGGCGGCGGCCCCGCGCTCGGCTGGCTCTACGCCGCCCTGCCGCTGGGGGCGATGCTGATCGGGCTCTTCTCCGGCTGGCTCACGCGCATCCACCGCCAGGGCGTCGCGGTCGTCGTCGCGATCTGCGCGTGGGGCGCGGCGGTGGCCGCGTTCGGGCTCGCGCACTCGCTGTGGCTCGCCGTCGTCTTCATGGCCCTGGCCGGCGCCGCGGACATGGTCAGCGCCGTCTACCGGATGGCGATCCTGCAGGTCGCGACCACCGACGAGATGCGCGGCCGGCTCCAGGGCGTCTTCACGGTCGTCGTCGCCGGCGGCCCGCGGATCGCCGACCTCACCCACGGCTGGGGCGCCGCCGCGTTCGGCACCACGGTCGCGGCGAGCGTCGGCGGCCTGCTGGTGATCGTGCTCGTCTGCGCGTCGATGTTCGTGCTCCCGGCCTTCTGGCGATACCGGGCACCCACGACGTAG
- the pdxH gene encoding pyridoxamine 5'-phosphate oxidase encodes MMPEIEDQVEDAVVRLPGMRVAYDGAAFDESALAATWTDQLQGWLNQAVAAGIAEPNAMVLATADAEGRPSSRTVLCKGLDDRGVVFYTNYTSSKSHDLTATRYASVTFPWYALHRQVHVRGEVEKVGVKETAEYWAQRPRGSQLGAWASPQSRVVDGRRALDNALHGIERRFADVEQIPAPPHWGGWRIRPDLVEFWQGREDRMHDRLRYVRNDDGWNIERVAP; translated from the coding sequence ATGATGCCGGAGATCGAGGACCAGGTGGAAGACGCCGTAGTGCGCCTGCCCGGAATGCGCGTGGCCTACGACGGGGCGGCGTTCGACGAATCCGCGCTGGCGGCCACCTGGACCGACCAGTTGCAAGGCTGGCTGAACCAGGCCGTGGCCGCCGGCATCGCCGAGCCGAACGCGATGGTGCTGGCGACGGCGGACGCCGAAGGCCGCCCGTCGTCCCGGACGGTCCTGTGCAAGGGCCTCGACGACCGCGGCGTGGTGTTCTACACGAACTACACGTCCTCGAAGAGCCACGACCTGACGGCGACCCGGTACGCGTCGGTGACGTTCCCCTGGTACGCGCTCCACCGCCAGGTCCACGTCCGCGGCGAGGTCGAGAAGGTCGGCGTCAAGGAGACGGCGGAGTACTGGGCCCAGCGCCCCCGCGGCTCCCAGCTGGGCGCGTGGGCGTCACCGCAGTCCCGTGTGGTCGATGGGCGCCGGGCGCTGGACAACGCGCTGCACGGCATCGAGCGGCGGTTCGCGGACGTGGAGCAGATCCCGGCCCCACCGCACTGGGGCGGCTGGCGGATCCGCCCGGACCTGGTGGAGTTCTGGCAGGGCCGCGAGGACCGCATGCACGACCGGCTGCGATACGTCCGCAACGACGACGGCTGGAACATCGAGCGCGTGGCGCCTTGA
- a CDS encoding TetR/AcrR family transcriptional regulator, with the protein MARTYGGVAPEQRRADRRERLLTAGLELFTTLGFRQTKITEVCARAGVSTRNFYEEFTGKEDVLRTLHDRINSLALEHVTAALGKVAEADAMTRIATLLDVFIDTVTVDPRLPRLNYVEAVGVSAELEEQHQVWVDRWATFIETEARHAAEHGAAPDRDYRLTAIALVGAATGLLREWQAHEPPLPVEDVGAELRALMLAAIMRPGKILESPGNPGASSGVEETSRAGEQGGARRT; encoded by the coding sequence TTGGCTCGCACGTACGGCGGCGTCGCACCCGAACAACGTCGCGCCGACCGCCGCGAACGGCTGCTCACGGCCGGTCTCGAGCTGTTCACCACCCTCGGCTTCCGGCAGACGAAGATCACCGAGGTCTGCGCCCGCGCCGGCGTGTCGACGCGGAACTTCTACGAGGAGTTCACCGGCAAGGAGGACGTGCTGCGCACCCTCCACGACCGGATCAACAGCCTGGCGCTGGAGCACGTCACCGCCGCGCTAGGCAAGGTCGCCGAGGCCGACGCCATGACCCGGATCGCCACGCTGCTCGACGTCTTCATCGACACGGTCACCGTGGATCCCCGGCTCCCGAGGCTCAACTACGTCGAAGCCGTCGGCGTCAGCGCGGAGCTGGAAGAGCAGCACCAGGTGTGGGTCGACCGCTGGGCGACCTTCATCGAAACGGAGGCGCGGCACGCGGCCGAGCACGGCGCCGCGCCCGACCGCGACTACCGGCTGACGGCGATCGCGCTGGTCGGCGCGGCCACCGGGCTGCTGCGCGAGTGGCAGGCGCACGAGCCGCCGCTGCCGGTGGAGGACGTCGGCGCGGAGCTGCGCGCGCTGATGCTGGCGGCCATCATGCGACCCGGAAAGATCTTGGAAAGCCCCGGCAACCCCGGCGCGTCCTCCGGCGTGGAAGAGACGAGCCGGGCGGGGGAGCAGGGGGGAGCCCGGCGAACGTGA
- a CDS encoding lipase family protein codes for MLRRLVVAVALLFVTASPSAHADPGVLLEQRPTTVFIGPFPAPVKAWHLVYRSTSATGEPNAVSGTLLVPPTPWPRGGPRPLITYAVGTHGLGDQCAPSNLLAHGVENESALLAQALTRGWAVVVTDYEGLGTPGPHTYAVGQSEGRAVLDAARAASRVTGAGLSPAGPVGVFGYSQGGQAAAWAAELQATYAPSLNVVGVAAGGVPADLNAVFAANDGGAAFGLVLGAATGFAAAYPDVPFASILNDRGREAVARVSEACTIELGAAAPFAHLRDFVTVPDPIHEPHWQARLAENHLGTTAPEAPVYLYHGTLDELIPFSVGTALRDRWRSLGAAVTWQEFPLLEHIGGVSIGGPAAMTWLGTKF; via the coding sequence ATGCTTCGTCGGTTAGTGGTCGCCGTCGCGCTCCTTTTCGTGACAGCCTCCCCCTCCGCGCACGCGGACCCGGGTGTCCTCCTCGAACAGCGGCCCACGACGGTGTTCATCGGTCCGTTCCCGGCACCCGTCAAGGCCTGGCACCTCGTCTACCGCTCGACCTCGGCGACCGGCGAACCGAACGCCGTCTCCGGGACGCTGCTGGTGCCGCCGACGCCGTGGCCGCGGGGCGGCCCGCGGCCCCTGATCACGTACGCGGTGGGCACGCACGGCCTCGGCGACCAGTGCGCGCCCTCGAACCTGCTGGCCCACGGCGTCGAGAACGAAAGCGCGTTGCTGGCGCAGGCCTTGACGCGGGGCTGGGCCGTCGTCGTCACCGACTACGAAGGGCTCGGCACGCCGGGACCGCACACGTACGCGGTCGGCCAGTCCGAAGGCCGGGCGGTGCTCGACGCGGCGCGGGCCGCTTCCCGGGTGACCGGCGCGGGGCTCTCCCCGGCCGGCCCGGTGGGCGTGTTCGGCTACTCGCAGGGCGGCCAGGCCGCGGCGTGGGCAGCCGAACTGCAGGCCACGTACGCGCCTTCGCTGAACGTCGTCGGCGTGGCGGCCGGCGGGGTCCCGGCGGACCTGAACGCGGTGTTCGCCGCCAACGACGGCGGCGCGGCGTTCGGCCTGGTCCTCGGCGCGGCCACCGGCTTCGCCGCGGCGTACCCCGACGTCCCGTTCGCGTCGATCCTGAACGACCGCGGCCGCGAGGCGGTGGCCCGGGTGTCGGAGGCGTGCACGATCGAGCTGGGTGCGGCGGCACCGTTCGCGCACCTGCGGGACTTCGTGACGGTGCCGGACCCGATCCACGAGCCGCACTGGCAGGCCCGGCTGGCGGAGAACCACCTGGGCACGACCGCGCCGGAAGCGCCGGTGTACCTGTACCACGGGACGCTGGACGAGCTGATCCCGTTCAGCGTCGGAACGGCGTTGCGCGACCGCTGGCGGTCCCTGGGCGCGGCGGTGACGTGGCAGGAGTTCCCGCTGCTGGAACACATCGGCGGCGTCTCGATCGGCGGGCCGGCGGCGATGACCTGGCTGGGCACGAAGTTCTGA
- a CDS encoding urease accessory protein UreD, which translates to MKAHARLTACFDGSRTVLRELRSMAPLTLFPRRRSGATAVVHLVNSATSPLGGDDLLLTVRVGRGASLRLSGVAATLALPGLHGESSVSTVDIVVEPGGSLEYLPEPTVITARARHSAVFRASLASDAYLHTREVLVLGRAGESPGSLTTSSSVTRGSLPVLRQTLSVGDAGLDGSLAVLAGRRVLATDLVVGGPEEPAASGEWWSRSPLAAGGTLVTSLAPDAVTAMKGLAEAGVPAF; encoded by the coding sequence GTGAAGGCCCACGCGCGGCTGACGGCGTGCTTCGACGGCTCGCGCACGGTGTTGCGGGAGCTGCGCTCGATGGCGCCGCTGACGTTGTTCCCGCGCCGGCGTTCCGGTGCGACGGCGGTGGTGCACCTGGTGAACTCGGCGACCTCCCCGCTGGGCGGGGACGACCTGCTGCTCACGGTGCGGGTGGGGCGGGGTGCTTCCCTCCGCTTGTCGGGCGTGGCGGCGACGCTGGCCCTGCCGGGGCTGCACGGCGAGTCTTCCGTATCCACTGTGGACATCGTGGTGGAGCCGGGCGGTTCGCTGGAGTACCTGCCGGAGCCCACGGTGATCACGGCGCGGGCCCGGCACAGTGCGGTTTTCCGGGCTTCGCTGGCTTCGGATGCCTACCTGCACACGCGGGAGGTGCTCGTGCTGGGGCGGGCCGGGGAGAGCCCGGGGTCGCTGACGACTTCGTCGTCGGTCACAAGGGGTTCGCTGCCGGTGCTGCGCCAGACGCTTTCGGTGGGGGATGCGGGGCTGGACGGCAGCTTGGCCGTGCTGGCGGGACGCCGGGTACTGGCCACGGACCTGGTCGTCGGCGGCCCGGAGGAGCCGGCGGCTTCGGGTGAGTGGTGGTCCCGCAGCCCGCTCGCCGCGGGCGGCACGCTGGTGACTTCCCTGGCGCCGGACGCCGTGACGGCGATGAAGGGGCTGGCCGAGGCCGGGGTCCCGGCGTTCTGA
- the ureG gene encoding urease accessory protein UreG: protein MPAEHGHGHFHEVNFDPTASEPDHYDAAPTAGRAYRIGIGGPVGSGKTALTAALCRALGDEIRLAVVTNDIYTTEDADFLRRAGVLDPERIEAVQTGACPHTAIRDDITANLDAVERLEEKFPGLDLVIIESGGDNLTAVFSRGLADSQIFVVDVAGGDKVPRKGGPGVTTADLLVINKIDIAHLVGADMAVMTSDAHRMRGSLPVITQSLVDTPDAPAVADWVRSLL, encoded by the coding sequence TTGCCAGCTGAGCACGGTCACGGTCATTTCCACGAGGTCAACTTCGACCCGACGGCCAGCGAACCCGACCACTACGACGCCGCGCCGACGGCCGGGCGCGCGTACCGGATCGGCATCGGCGGCCCGGTCGGCTCGGGCAAGACGGCGCTCACCGCGGCGTTGTGCCGCGCGCTGGGCGACGAGATCCGGCTCGCCGTCGTCACGAACGACATCTACACGACCGAGGACGCGGACTTCCTGCGCCGCGCGGGCGTGCTGGACCCGGAGCGGATCGAGGCGGTGCAGACGGGCGCGTGCCCGCACACCGCGATCCGCGACGACATCACCGCGAACCTCGACGCGGTCGAGCGGCTCGAGGAGAAGTTCCCCGGCCTGGACCTGGTGATCATCGAGAGCGGCGGCGACAACCTCACGGCGGTGTTCAGCCGGGGTCTGGCGGACAGCCAGATCTTCGTGGTCGACGTGGCGGGCGGCGACAAGGTGCCGCGCAAGGGCGGCCCCGGCGTCACGACGGCGGACCTGCTGGTGATCAACAAGATCGACATCGCCCACCTGGTCGGCGCGGACATGGCCGTGATGACGTCGGACGCGCACCGGATGCGGGGTTCGCTGCCGGTGATCACCCAGTCCCTTGTGGACACACCGGACGCGCCGGCGGTCGCCGACTGGGTCCGCTCCCTGCTGTGA
- a CDS encoding urease accessory UreF family protein, whose translation MDLSALILADSRFPGGGHVHSGGLEEVVARKLVTAVRDLPGFLSGRLRTAGFLAAVFAAASAHAAARSVSGGHWARLDSELDARTPSLAQREASRAQGRGTARAGRIAWPSPVLEGLLAETPRPHHPIVLGALAGVAGGSPYDAAMAAAYVSVSGPASAAVRLLGLDPFAVNAVVARLDLRSVCTDAAAVAGDDPASLPSPGSPALDLFAEAHARHHQEEVRLFAS comes from the coding sequence ATGGACCTTTCGGCGCTGATCCTCGCGGACTCCCGCTTCCCCGGCGGCGGGCACGTCCACAGTGGCGGACTGGAAGAGGTCGTTGCGCGAAAACTGGTGACTGCGGTGCGGGATCTGCCGGGATTCCTTTCCGGACGGTTGCGGACGGCGGGCTTCCTGGCGGCGGTTTTCGCCGCTGCTTCGGCACACGCCGCCGCGCGATCCGTCTCCGGTGGACACTGGGCTCGGTTGGATTCCGAACTCGACGCGCGCACCCCGTCGCTCGCTCAGCGGGAGGCTTCGCGGGCGCAGGGACGGGGAACCGCACGGGCCGGCCGGATCGCGTGGCCGTCTCCCGTGCTGGAGGGGTTGCTGGCCGAGACTCCGCGGCCGCACCACCCGATCGTGCTGGGCGCGCTGGCCGGCGTCGCGGGTGGTTCGCCGTACGACGCCGCGATGGCGGCCGCGTACGTGTCGGTCAGTGGCCCGGCGAGCGCGGCAGTGCGGTTGCTCGGGCTGGACCCCTTTGCCGTCAACGCCGTGGTCGCGCGGCTCGACCTGCGTTCGGTGTGCACGGACGCGGCCGCGGTGGCGGGCGACGACCCGGCGTCGCTGCCGTCGCCGGGGTCGCCCGCGTTGGATCTGTTCGCCGAGGCCCACGCCCGGCACCACCAGGAAGAGGTGCGTCTCTTTGCCAGCTGA